Proteins encoded in a region of the Streptomyces sp. NBC_00513 genome:
- a CDS encoding AI-2E family transporter produces the protein MSKRAGWLGRVGRKLSQVEARLDERRAEVEAETSDDRPVAQASPTPLPPPGSTGPVRDASGRRVRPDPVTVIPWGMRVAAEASWRLLLLAGMLWVLMKVISEVRLVVLAFAAALLVTALLQPFVVRLRRLGLPRGLATAVTAILGFVVIGLVGWFVVWQVMENLDDLSDRVRDGINELKVWALDSPFHVTEKQINDIAKNLTDTIGTNTEEITSAGLQGVTVLVEVLTGMLLAMFSTLFLLYDGKRIWTWVLGLVPAAARPGMAGAGPRAWRTLTAYVRGTVLVALIDAVFIGLGLYFLDVTMAVPLAVFIFLFAFIPLVGAVISGALAVVVALVTQGPFIALMVLAVVLAVQQIEGHVLQPFILGRAVRVHPLAVVLSVAAGGMIAGIGGAVVAVPLVAVTNTVVGFLKAYSREQLYPGMAEVGPAPHGATALDASPRTPGETSQGEQRV, from the coding sequence ATGTCGAAGAGGGCAGGCTGGCTCGGCCGGGTCGGGAGAAAGCTCAGCCAGGTGGAGGCTCGCCTCGACGAACGGCGGGCCGAGGTCGAGGCGGAGACCTCCGACGACCGACCGGTGGCCCAGGCCTCCCCGACGCCGCTCCCGCCCCCGGGAAGCACCGGCCCCGTCCGCGACGCGTCCGGCCGGCGGGTGCGCCCCGACCCGGTGACCGTCATCCCCTGGGGCATGCGCGTGGCCGCGGAGGCCAGTTGGCGGCTGCTGCTGCTCGCCGGGATGCTCTGGGTCCTGATGAAGGTGATCAGTGAGGTCCGCCTCGTCGTCCTCGCCTTCGCCGCGGCCCTGCTCGTCACCGCCCTGCTCCAGCCCTTCGTCGTCCGGCTGCGCCGGCTCGGGCTGCCGCGGGGCCTCGCCACCGCCGTGACGGCGATCCTCGGATTCGTGGTCATCGGGCTGGTCGGCTGGTTCGTGGTCTGGCAGGTCATGGAGAACCTCGACGACCTCTCCGACCGGGTCCGCGACGGCATCAACGAACTCAAGGTCTGGGCACTGGACAGTCCGTTCCACGTGACCGAGAAGCAGATCAACGACATCGCGAAGAACCTCACCGACACCATCGGCACCAACACCGAGGAGATCACCTCCGCCGGACTGCAAGGCGTGACGGTGCTCGTCGAGGTGCTGACGGGCATGCTGCTCGCGATGTTCTCGACGCTCTTCCTGCTCTACGACGGCAAGCGGATCTGGACCTGGGTGCTCGGCCTGGTACCGGCCGCCGCCCGTCCCGGCATGGCCGGCGCCGGTCCGCGCGCCTGGCGCACGCTGACCGCGTACGTACGGGGCACCGTCCTCGTGGCGCTCATCGACGCCGTGTTCATCGGCCTCGGCCTGTACTTCCTCGACGTCACGATGGCCGTACCGCTGGCCGTGTTCATCTTCCTGTTCGCCTTCATCCCGCTCGTCGGAGCCGTGATCTCCGGCGCCCTCGCGGTGGTCGTGGCCCTGGTGACCCAGGGGCCGTTCATCGCGCTGATGGTGCTGGCCGTGGTGCTCGCCGTGCAGCAGATCGAGGGCCACGTGCTCCAGCCCTTCATCCTGGGTCGGGCGGTACGGGTGCACCCGCTCGCGGTGGTGCTGTCCGTGGCCGCCGGCGGGATGATCGCGGGCATCGGCGGAGCGGTGGTCGCCGTTCCGCTGGTCGCCGTCACCAACACGGTGGTCGGCTTCCTCAAGGCGTACTCGCGCGAGCAACTCTACCCGGGCATGGCCGAGGTGGGGCCCGCCCCGCACGGGGCCACCGCGCTGGACGCGTCGCCGCGCACGCCGGGGGAGACGAGCCAGGGTGAGCAGCGGGTCTGA
- a CDS encoding alkyl hydroperoxide reductase, translating into MSLDSLKSAIPDFAKDLKLNLGSVIGNSDLPQQQLWGTVLSCAIAARSPRVLRELEPEAKAALSPEAYTAAKSAAAIMAMNNVFYRTRHLLSDPEYGTLRAGLRMNVIGNPGVEKVDFELWSLAVSAINGCGQCLDSHEQVLRKAGVDRDTIQEAFKIASVIQAVAVTLDAEAALAAE; encoded by the coding sequence ATGTCCCTCGACTCCCTGAAGTCCGCCATACCGGACTTCGCCAAGGACCTGAAGCTGAACCTCGGTTCGGTCATCGGCAACAGCGACCTCCCGCAGCAGCAGCTGTGGGGCACGGTCCTGTCCTGCGCGATCGCCGCCCGCTCCCCGCGCGTCCTGCGCGAGCTGGAGCCCGAGGCGAAGGCGGCCCTGTCGCCGGAGGCGTACACCGCCGCCAAGTCCGCCGCCGCGATCATGGCGATGAACAACGTCTTCTACCGCACCCGTCACCTGCTGTCGGACCCGGAGTACGGCACCCTGCGCGCCGGCCTGCGGATGAACGTCATCGGCAACCCGGGTGTGGAGAAGGTCGACTTCGAGCTGTGGTCGCTCGCGGTCTCCGCGATCAACGGCTGTGGCCAGTGCCTCGACTCGCACGAGCAGGTGCTGCGCAAGGCCGGTGTCGACCGTGACACGATCCAGGAGGCTTTCAAGATCGCCTCGGTGATCCAGGCCGTCGCGGTCACCCTCGACGCCGAAGCGGCCCTCGCCGCCGAGTAG
- a CDS encoding peroxiredoxin — protein sequence MLTVGDKFPSYDLTACVSLEAGSEFAQIDHKSYEGKWRVVFFWPKDFTFVCPTEIAAFGKLNEEFQDRDAQVLGVSGDSEFVHHAWRKDHADLRDLPFPMLADSKHELMQACGVQGEDGFAQRAVFIVDQNNEIQFTMVTAGSVGRNPKEVLRVLDALQTDELCPCNWNKGEGTLDAPALLAGE from the coding sequence GTGCTCACTGTCGGTGACAAGTTCCCCAGCTACGATCTGACCGCTTGCGTCTCGCTCGAAGCCGGCAGCGAGTTCGCCCAGATCGACCACAAGTCCTACGAGGGCAAGTGGCGCGTGGTGTTCTTCTGGCCGAAGGACTTCACCTTCGTCTGCCCGACCGAGATCGCCGCCTTCGGCAAGCTGAACGAGGAGTTCCAGGACCGCGACGCGCAGGTCCTCGGCGTCTCCGGCGACTCCGAGTTCGTCCACCACGCCTGGCGCAAGGACCACGCCGACCTGCGTGACCTGCCCTTCCCGATGCTGGCCGACTCCAAGCACGAGCTCATGCAGGCCTGTGGCGTACAGGGCGAGGACGGCTTCGCGCAGCGCGCCGTCTTCATCGTCGACCAGAACAACGAGATCCAGTTCACGATGGTGACCGCCGGTTCCGTGGGCCGTAACCCCAAGGAGGTCCTGCGGGTCCTCGACGCCCTGCAGACCGACGAGCTGTGCCCCTGCAACTGGAACAAGGGCGAGGGCACCCTGGACGCCCCCGCGCTGCTGGCCGGTGAGTGA
- a CDS encoding hydrogen peroxide-inducible genes activator, translated as MAVGNRGLKQATLAQLRAFVAVAEHLHFRDAAAAIGMSQPALSGAVSALEEALGVQLLERTTRKVLLSPAGERIAVRARGVLDAMGGLLEEAEAVRAPFTGVLRLGVIPTVAPYLLPTVLGLFHRRYPRMDLQVHEEQTASLLEGLAGGRLDLLLLAVPLGVPGVSELPLFDEDFVLLAPREHPLAGRRDIPRDELRGLQLLLLDEGHCLRDQALDICREAGRTAGADVTTTAAGLSTLVQLVAGGLGVTLLPRTALRLETTRNEYLATGYFAEPAPSRRIALAMRTGTARQEEFKAIGAALREAVRPLPVWPTD; from the coding sequence GTGGCTGTCGGTAATAGGGGACTCAAACAGGCGACGCTCGCGCAGCTGCGCGCGTTCGTGGCCGTGGCGGAGCATCTGCACTTCCGGGACGCGGCCGCCGCCATCGGCATGAGCCAGCCCGCCCTGTCCGGAGCCGTCTCCGCGCTGGAGGAGGCGCTCGGGGTGCAACTGCTGGAGCGCACCACCCGCAAGGTGCTGCTCTCCCCGGCGGGGGAGCGGATCGCGGTGCGCGCCCGGGGCGTGCTCGACGCCATGGGCGGGCTGCTGGAGGAGGCCGAGGCCGTACGGGCCCCGTTCACCGGCGTCCTGCGGCTCGGGGTGATCCCCACGGTGGCCCCGTACCTGCTGCCGACCGTGCTCGGGCTCTTCCACCGGCGCTACCCCCGGATGGATCTCCAGGTCCACGAGGAGCAGACGGCCTCGCTGCTGGAGGGACTGGCCGGCGGGCGGCTGGACCTGCTGCTGCTCGCGGTGCCGCTCGGGGTGCCCGGGGTCAGCGAACTGCCGCTCTTCGACGAGGACTTCGTGCTCCTCGCCCCCCGCGAGCACCCGCTCGCCGGGCGCCGCGACATCCCGCGCGATGAACTGCGCGGCCTGCAACTGCTGTTGCTCGACGAAGGCCACTGCCTGCGCGACCAGGCCCTCGACATCTGCCGGGAGGCGGGCCGCACGGCGGGCGCGGACGTCACCACCACCGCCGCCGGACTGTCCACGCTCGTACAACTGGTCGCCGGGGGACTGGGGGTGACGCTGTTGCCGCGTACCGCGCTGCGGTTGGAGACCACGCGCAACGAGTACCTCGCCACCGGGTACTTCGCCGAGCCGGCCCCCTCCCGGCGGATCGCGCTGGCCATGCGGACGGGCACCGCCCGACAGGAGGAGTTCAAGGCGATCGGCGCCGCGCTGCGCGAAGCCGTACGCCCGCTCCCCGTCTGGCCGACCGACTGA
- a CDS encoding ABC transporter permease → MNTLRTWYRDLAMGVRFALGGGREGWTRTLLTGVGVGLGVALLLISTAVPGALTARDERADARSTTTAPTAAAPGRDTLLTAAARQTYHGQDIEGSLLRAEGPDAPVPPGLKRIPAPGELAVSPALDKLMKSADGALLRERLDGRIGEVVGDAGLTGPGELLFYLGSDQLRTDGEAGYRVERVTGFANDAGGRALDPVLMLMVVLTFVALLTPVAVLIAAAVRFGGERRDRRLAALRLVGADSRAVRRIAAGEALAGSVLGLGFGVGFFLIGRRLVGNLTLEQRSVFPADLDPTPWLAGLVAVAVPAAAVAVTLFALRGVVIEPLGVVRTAKPAKRRVWWRLLLPLGGLGLLTPLTGRGSEHGQFNQWQVSGGVVLLLVGITALLPWVLERVVGGTPGGPVSWQLAVRRLQISSGTAARLVNGIAVAVAGAIALQMLFSGVEGEYRNETGQDPTRAAVSILLPSGGEHRLDALAAEIDGTDGITRTVPLASFNAAHQVPADDTIAVTVGGCEALREIAELGACKDGDAFVLDGPVAEGTAKAGDQLLAGNVMGFKGGPFEHKEAVKWAFPADARTVLSREDPNGTRRTGLMVTPSAAPKDLGFDQSAQIFLQLDESVPDGLERARTAAFKADPFATAMTLKSTTTVAGYSSIRTGLFFGATGVLILIGASMLVSQLEQLRERKKLLSSLVAFGTRRSTLSLSVLWQTALPIGVGLALAIGVGVGLGSVLIRMAGRPVGIDWGPVLAMAGVGAGVVVVVTLLSLPPLLRMMRPDGLRTE, encoded by the coding sequence ATGAACACGCTCCGCACCTGGTACCGCGACCTGGCCATGGGCGTGCGGTTCGCCCTGGGCGGCGGCCGCGAGGGCTGGACCCGGACCCTGCTCACCGGCGTGGGCGTGGGCCTGGGCGTCGCGCTGCTGCTGATCAGCACCGCCGTCCCCGGCGCGCTCACCGCCCGTGACGAGCGGGCCGACGCCCGGTCCACGACGACCGCGCCGACGGCCGCCGCCCCCGGCCGGGACACCCTCCTGACCGCCGCCGCCCGGCAGACCTACCACGGGCAGGACATCGAAGGCAGCCTTCTCCGGGCCGAGGGCCCGGACGCGCCCGTCCCGCCGGGCCTGAAGCGGATCCCCGCCCCGGGCGAACTCGCCGTCTCCCCCGCCCTGGACAAGCTGATGAAGTCCGCCGACGGCGCCCTCCTCAGGGAGCGCCTGGACGGACGGATCGGCGAGGTCGTCGGCGACGCGGGCCTGACCGGGCCCGGCGAACTCCTCTTCTACCTGGGCAGCGACCAGCTCCGGACCGACGGCGAAGCCGGCTACCGCGTGGAGCGCGTCACCGGCTTCGCGAACGACGCGGGCGGACGGGCACTCGATCCCGTGTTGATGCTCATGGTCGTGCTCACCTTCGTCGCCCTGCTGACACCGGTCGCCGTCCTCATCGCCGCCGCCGTCCGCTTCGGCGGCGAGCGTCGCGACCGCCGGCTCGCCGCGCTCCGCCTGGTCGGCGCCGACAGCCGCGCGGTGCGACGGATCGCCGCGGGCGAGGCGCTCGCCGGATCCGTGCTCGGGCTGGGCTTCGGTGTCGGCTTCTTCCTGATCGGCCGGCGCCTGGTCGGCAATCTGACCCTGGAACAGCGCAGCGTCTTCCCCGCCGACCTCGACCCGACGCCGTGGTTGGCGGGCCTCGTCGCCGTCGCGGTGCCTGCGGCGGCCGTCGCGGTGACCCTGTTCGCCCTGCGCGGCGTGGTGATCGAACCGCTGGGTGTCGTCCGTACGGCCAAGCCGGCCAAGCGGCGCGTCTGGTGGCGGCTGCTGCTGCCGCTCGGCGGACTCGGCCTGCTCACCCCGCTGACGGGACGTGGCTCCGAACACGGGCAGTTCAACCAGTGGCAGGTCAGCGGCGGCGTGGTGCTCTTGCTCGTCGGGATCACCGCACTCCTGCCCTGGGTACTGGAACGCGTCGTCGGCGGGACGCCCGGCGGCCCGGTCTCCTGGCAACTCGCCGTGCGCCGGCTGCAGATCAGCAGCGGGACGGCCGCCCGCCTCGTCAACGGCATCGCCGTGGCGGTCGCCGGGGCCATCGCCCTGCAGATGCTCTTCTCGGGTGTCGAGGGCGAGTACCGCAACGAGACCGGCCAGGACCCGACCCGGGCCGCCGTGTCGATCCTGCTGCCCAGCGGCGGCGAGCACCGGCTGGACGCCCTCGCCGCCGAGATCGACGGCACCGACGGCATCACCCGCACCGTGCCGCTGGCCTCGTTCAACGCCGCGCACCAGGTCCCGGCGGACGACACCATCGCGGTGACCGTCGGCGGTTGCGAGGCGCTCAGGGAGATCGCGGAGCTCGGCGCGTGCAAGGACGGCGACGCCTTCGTGCTCGACGGCCCCGTCGCCGAGGGCACCGCCAAGGCCGGCGACCAGCTCCTCGCCGGCAATGTCATGGGGTTCAAGGGGGGCCCGTTCGAGCACAAGGAGGCCGTCAAGTGGGCCTTCCCGGCCGACGCGCGCACCGTCCTCTCCCGTGAGGACCCCAACGGGACCCGGCGCACCGGCCTGATGGTGACTCCGTCGGCGGCGCCCAAGGACCTGGGCTTCGACCAGTCCGCGCAGATCTTCCTCCAGCTGGACGAGTCGGTGCCGGACGGGTTGGAGCGGGCCCGCACGGCCGCATTCAAGGCCGACCCGTTCGCCACGGCCATGACCCTGAAGTCGACGACCACCGTGGCCGGTTACTCCTCGATCCGCACCGGGCTCTTCTTCGGCGCGACCGGCGTCCTGATCCTCATCGGGGCGAGCATGCTCGTCTCCCAACTGGAGCAGTTGCGCGAACGGAAGAAGCTGCTGTCCTCCCTCGTGGCGTTCGGCACCAGGCGCTCCACGCTGAGCCTGTCGGTGCTCTGGCAGACGGCCCTGCCCATCGGCGTCGGTCTGGCGCTGGCGATCGGGGTGGGCGTCGGGCTGGGCTCGGTACTGATCCGGATGGCCGGCCGGCCCGTCGGGATCGACTGGGGTCCGGTGCTGGCGATGGCGGGCGTGGGAGCGGGCGTGGTCGTGGTGGTGACCCTGCTCAGCCTGCCGCCGCTGCTGCGGATGATGCGCCCGGACGGGCTGCGCACGGAGTGA
- a CDS encoding ABC transporter ATP-binding protein, with translation MTPAGTLLCATDLRKAYGSAKALDGAEFSIHPGEVVAVMGPSGSGKSTLLHCLAGIVAPDSGTVTYAGRELSAMNDSERSALRRGEFGFVFQFGQLVPELTCVENVALPLRLAGVKRKEAERTALGWMERLQVDDLGAKRPGEISGGQGQRVAVARALVTRPRVIFADEPTGALDSLNGELVMQLLTEAARSANAAVVLVTHETRVAAYSDREIVVRDGRSRDMERIV, from the coding sequence ATGACCCCGGCCGGCACCCTGCTGTGCGCCACGGACCTGCGCAAGGCCTACGGGTCCGCCAAGGCCCTCGACGGCGCGGAGTTCTCCATCCACCCCGGCGAGGTCGTCGCCGTCATGGGGCCCTCCGGCTCCGGCAAGTCGACGCTGCTGCACTGTCTCGCCGGCATCGTGGCGCCCGACTCCGGCACCGTCACCTACGCCGGCCGCGAGCTGTCCGCGATGAACGACTCCGAGCGCAGCGCCCTGCGTCGCGGCGAGTTCGGCTTCGTCTTCCAGTTCGGACAGCTCGTGCCGGAACTCACCTGCGTGGAGAACGTCGCCCTCCCCTTGCGCCTGGCCGGCGTGAAGCGCAAGGAGGCCGAGCGGACCGCCCTCGGCTGGATGGAGCGGCTCCAGGTCGACGACCTGGGGGCCAAGCGGCCCGGCGAGATCTCCGGCGGCCAGGGGCAGCGCGTGGCCGTGGCCCGCGCCCTGGTCACCCGGCCCCGCGTCATCTTCGCGGACGAGCCGACCGGCGCCCTGGACTCCCTCAACGGCGAACTGGTCATGCAGCTGCTCACCGAGGCCGCCCGCTCCGCCAACGCGGCCGTCGTCCTCGTCACGCACGAGACCCGGGTGGCCGCCTACTCCGACCGGGAGATCGTCGTCCGCGACGGCAGGTCCCGCGACATGGAGCGCATCGTATGA
- a CDS encoding PadR family transcriptional regulator, translated as MSIGHTLLGLLEAGPRHGYDLKRAFDEKFGHDRPLAYGQVYSTMSRLLKNGLVEVDGIEAGGGPDRKRYAITDAGITDVETWLAQPEKPEPYLQSTLYTKVVLALLTGRGAQDLLDAQRSEHLRLMRLLTTRKRKGDLADQLVCDHALFHLEADLRWLELTAARLDQLGQEIRR; from the coding sequence ATGTCCATCGGTCACACCCTTCTGGGTCTACTGGAAGCCGGCCCCCGGCACGGCTACGACCTCAAACGCGCCTTCGACGAGAAGTTCGGCCACGACCGCCCCCTCGCCTACGGGCAGGTCTACTCGACCATGTCCCGGCTCCTCAAGAACGGCCTCGTCGAGGTCGACGGGATAGAGGCCGGCGGCGGTCCCGACCGCAAGCGGTACGCCATCACCGACGCCGGGATCACCGACGTCGAGACCTGGCTCGCCCAGCCCGAGAAGCCCGAGCCGTACCTCCAGTCCACCCTGTACACCAAGGTCGTACTGGCCCTGCTCACGGGCCGCGGCGCGCAGGACCTGCTGGACGCCCAGCGCTCCGAGCACCTGCGGCTCATGCGCCTGCTGACCACCCGCAAGCGCAAGGGCGACCTCGCCGACCAACTCGTCTGCGACCACGCCCTCTTCCACCTCGAAGCGGACCTGCGGTGGCTCGAACTCACCGCCGCCCGGCTCGACCAGCTCGGTCAGGAGATACGCCGATGA
- a CDS encoding SPFH domain-containing protein translates to MSSTSASPDTGNTTDTRRATTASASPTREFAARSVGGGAALLLGLVGVLVGAGLIAGGAIVAATAAKAVLITLGVLLIPASIIAMCGLNTVAPGEARVVQLFGRYRGTVRTDGLRWVNPLTSRRKISTRVRNHETAVLKVNDAYGNPIELAAVVVWRVEDTARAVFEVEDFTEFVETQTEAAVRHIAIEYPYDSHDEGGLSLRGNAEAITEELAVELATRVEAAGVHIIESRFTHLAYAPEIASAMLQRQQAGAVVAARKQIVEGAVGMVELALTRLAEEDIVDLDPERKASMVSNLMVVLCGDRAAQPVINTGTLYQ, encoded by the coding sequence ATGAGCAGCACATCGGCTTCTCCCGACACCGGGAACACCACGGACACCAGGCGTGCGACGACCGCATCGGCAAGCCCCACAAGGGAGTTCGCGGCGCGCAGCGTCGGCGGCGGAGCGGCCCTGCTGCTCGGACTGGTCGGAGTCCTCGTCGGGGCCGGCCTCATCGCGGGCGGCGCGATCGTCGCCGCGACGGCGGCCAAGGCCGTACTGATCACGCTCGGCGTGCTGCTGATCCCCGCCTCGATCATCGCCATGTGCGGGCTGAACACGGTGGCCCCGGGCGAGGCCCGGGTCGTCCAGCTCTTCGGCCGCTACCGGGGGACCGTCCGGACCGACGGGCTGCGCTGGGTCAACCCGCTGACCTCCCGCAGGAAGATCTCCACCCGGGTCCGCAACCACGAGACGGCCGTCCTGAAGGTGAACGACGCGTACGGCAATCCGATCGAGCTGGCGGCGGTCGTGGTGTGGCGGGTGGAGGACACCGCGCGCGCGGTCTTCGAGGTCGAGGACTTCACGGAGTTCGTGGAGACGCAGACCGAGGCCGCGGTCCGGCACATCGCGATCGAGTACCCCTACGACTCGCACGACGAGGGCGGGCTGTCGCTGCGCGGCAACGCCGAGGCGATCACCGAGGAACTCGCGGTGGAACTGGCGACCCGGGTCGAGGCGGCGGGCGTGCACATCATCGAGTCCCGGTTCACGCATCTCGCGTACGCTCCGGAGATCGCCTCCGCGATGCTCCAGCGCCAGCAGGCGGGCGCCGTCGTGGCGGCCCGCAAGCAGATCGTCGAGGGCGCGGTGGGCATGGTGGAACTCGCCCTGACCCGCCTGGCCGAGGAGGACATCGTGGACCTGGACCCGGAACGCAAGGCCTCCATGGTCTCCAACCTGATGGTCGTCCTGTGCGGTGATCGCGCGGCGCAGCCCGTCATCAACACGGGCACCCTCTATCAGTGA
- a CDS encoding transglycosylase domain-containing protein, which yields MGRAEARRAQQQRGARKAPSGRSNGRAGKAGRKPAGKPSGIRRFFTWKKILGYFFGLVLLMMGALVVLYYMVEPPDKANEQAELQSNTYEYSDGSIMARTGKTNREKVGIDKIPEQVRTAFIAIENKSFYEDQGVDVMGVARGLFNTVTGKGKAGGSTITQQYVKNYYLTQDQSATRKARELIIALKVDQRMKKDEILLGYLNTNFYGRNAYGIQAASQAYYGVDTDKLTLEQGAYLAAVIQAPSQYDWATAGPNGKRLVMIRFNAVLDNMVEMGKLDPAKRKTMKFQEPIKPKPAPGMDGQKGYFVEAAKKELDRQGIDEAAIAAGGWTFRLNIDKKKQAAMEKAVADELESKLDRKDTKGRPQDQSVQAGATSVDAKTGAIVAMYGGTGLSEKYESNALRTDFQPGSTFKPIVLATALETGARTQEGKEITPNALYDGTSKRPVVGSDIPFAPQNQDERDYGDPMLTVQKATNASVNSVYAQMIVDTKPEKVKKQALALGMVDRDGWPADKPAMSLGTMSANTVEMAGVYATLGNHGKKITPTIVKSAEHKDSDFKPAGAVGSQVLTRKTADTVTKVLTGVVNDGSGEVVKSSAYEAAGKTGTTESNVAAWFTGYTPELVTVVAMFGEEPSSHKQVTLTGTAGKGRAGGSSFPAEIWRAYTLAALKGQSTDEFSLPDAEMGTVEAPPRTSSPSITPSQSSSSPSTTPSKSSTPPKPSTSSHKPDPTKSTTKPSNSPDPTKSNPTKSPDPTRSPLFPPAPDPQE from the coding sequence ATGGGCCGAGCAGAAGCGCGACGGGCGCAGCAGCAGCGCGGAGCGCGGAAAGCACCGAGCGGGCGCTCCAACGGGCGCGCGGGCAAGGCGGGCCGAAAGCCGGCGGGCAAGCCCTCCGGCATACGCCGCTTCTTCACCTGGAAGAAGATCCTCGGGTACTTCTTCGGGCTGGTCCTGCTCATGATGGGCGCCCTGGTCGTCCTCTACTACATGGTGGAACCGCCGGACAAGGCCAACGAGCAGGCTGAACTCCAGAGCAACACCTACGAGTACTCCGACGGCTCGATCATGGCCCGCACGGGCAAGACGAACCGCGAGAAGGTCGGGATCGACAAGATCCCGGAGCAGGTGCGCACGGCCTTCATCGCGATCGAGAACAAGTCCTTCTACGAGGACCAGGGCGTCGACGTGATGGGTGTCGCCCGAGGCCTGTTCAACACGGTCACCGGCAAGGGCAAGGCCGGCGGTTCGACGATCACCCAGCAGTACGTCAAGAACTACTACCTCACCCAGGACCAGTCGGCGACGCGCAAGGCCCGAGAGCTGATCATCGCTCTGAAGGTCGACCAGCGCATGAAGAAGGACGAGATCCTCCTCGGCTACCTGAACACCAACTTCTACGGCCGCAACGCCTACGGCATCCAGGCCGCCTCACAGGCCTACTACGGCGTCGACACCGACAAGCTGACGCTGGAGCAGGGCGCCTACCTCGCCGCCGTCATCCAGGCCCCCAGCCAGTACGACTGGGCGACCGCCGGACCCAACGGCAAGCGGCTGGTCATGATCCGCTTCAACGCCGTCCTCGACAACATGGTCGAGATGGGCAAGCTGGACCCCGCCAAGCGCAAGACCATGAAGTTCCAGGAGCCCATCAAGCCCAAGCCCGCCCCGGGCATGGACGGCCAGAAGGGCTACTTCGTCGAGGCGGCCAAGAAGGAACTCGACCGCCAGGGCATCGACGAGGCCGCCATCGCGGCGGGCGGCTGGACGTTCCGGCTGAACATCGACAAGAAGAAGCAGGCCGCGATGGAGAAGGCGGTCGCCGACGAGCTGGAGTCCAAGCTCGATCGCAAGGACACCAAGGGCCGCCCCCAGGACCAGAGCGTCCAGGCCGGCGCCACCTCGGTGGACGCCAAGACCGGCGCGATCGTGGCGATGTACGGCGGCACGGGCCTCTCCGAGAAGTACGAGAGCAACGCCCTGCGCACCGACTTCCAGCCCGGCTCGACCTTCAAGCCCATCGTGCTCGCGACGGCCCTGGAGACCGGCGCGCGGACGCAGGAGGGCAAGGAGATCACCCCCAACGCCCTCTACGACGGAACCAGCAAGCGCCCGGTCGTCGGCAGCGACATCCCGTTCGCCCCGCAGAACCAGGACGAGCGCGACTACGGCGACCCGATGCTCACGGTCCAGAAGGCCACCAACGCCTCCGTCAACTCCGTCTACGCCCAGATGATCGTGGACACCAAGCCGGAGAAGGTGAAGAAGCAGGCGCTGGCCCTCGGCATGGTCGACCGCGACGGCTGGCCCGCCGACAAGCCCGCCATGTCGCTCGGCACCATGAGCGCCAACACCGTCGAGATGGCCGGCGTCTACGCCACCCTCGGCAACCACGGCAAGAAGATCACCCCGACCATCGTGAAGTCGGCCGAGCACAAGGACTCCGACTTCAAGCCGGCCGGCGCGGTCGGCAGCCAGGTCCTCACCCGCAAGACCGCCGACACCGTCACCAAGGTGCTCACCGGCGTGGTCAACGACGGCTCCGGCGAAGTGGTCAAGAGCTCCGCCTACGAAGCCGCGGGCAAGACCGGCACCACCGAGTCCAACGTCGCCGCCTGGTTCACCGGGTACACCCCGGAGCTCGTCACGGTCGTCGCGATGTTCGGCGAGGAGCCCAGCAGCCACAAGCAGGTCACCCTGACCGGCACCGCCGGCAAGGGCCGCGCGGGTGGCTCCAGCTTCCCGGCCGAGATCTGGCGCGCCTACACGCTGGCCGCGCTCAAGGGCCAGAGCACCGACGAGTTCAGCCTGCCGGACGCCGAGATGGGCACGGTGGAAGCCCCGCCGCGCACCAGCTCCCCGTCCATCACGCCGAGCCAGTCGTCCAGCTCCCCGAGCACCACCCCCAGCAAGAGCTCCACCCCGCCGAAGCCGTCGACGAGCTCGCACAAGCCGGATCCGACGAAGAGCACCACGAAGCCGTCGAACTCTCCCGATCCGACGAAGTCGAACCCGACCAAGAGTCCGGACCCGACCAGGTCCCCGCTCTTCCCCCCGGCTCCCGACCCGCAGGAGTAG